The sequence tcttgaGTATCACTAAAGAACCAGGCGTAAATCTCATCTGTGGATTTGTATTTCTCATTCATAAATCCATCTTTGTTTATGCTGCCAACTTTATCATTTATCTAAGTATGCTGACTACTTATAATtcccttatttctttttctatttattttgtcCTCTGTTTTGGCAACATGGTAAAGCCAAATTTCTTTAACAATTGcgaattgcaacaaaattttaatccaatATCTGCATCAAGGTGATTAATGACGCTTTTCAAAGATCTATTATGTATGTTTCAGAACTTCAGAGCAGGAATTATAATAagttcttaaagaaaaaaaagggggggtgggggggggggtgttgtgtTGTTCTTTGATGATATTAAACATATTGTTTCTGATTTTGTGGATTCTAGCTGTGTCATAGTATAGCCTATAAAATTCACAAACCTGTAGTAGTCCGGATTTGGTTCAAAGGTAGTGGTGTTGAGTAAACCATAGTTCCCACCAATGAGCGTCTGTCTGCAATATGTTTTTGTGTCATAAGAGGATGCCATTCCAAGCTGATCCAAATACCTGAttattgcattaaaaaaaactttatttgaGCTAGAATCAAAGACAGAAAACCTGATATTCTAATTGTAGATTATAGCTTAGTTACCAGAAACTAAACACAAAGGCATTAGTGACAAGATTATGGCCACTGTTGTAAGCCCCTCCGGCCTCACCAACCCATGCAACTGCTGAAGTTTCAGAACTCCTGACTATGTTATGGAGGCTCCTAAATGTGTTAGCCTCACCATCAAGATAGGATGGATCAAGAATCTTTTCAACAAGGTGCTGATCAACTCCTACAATTTTAGATGATAAATTCTTCAAAATAACTGCAGGATTAAGAAATGAATGAATATTCAGTTTGCTCAATTAAAGATACCTGGCCCCAGATTATATATGTGGTGGGTGACAACATCCAAAGATTTCGATGTCTTATTTAAGAATTCTTTGAACCAGTTTGCATCAAAGAATCCTCCTGGTGCAATTATTATCGGCTTGGGTTCAATCTCCTTGTAAATATTTTGGACTATGCGCTGCAATGCAACAGTGTCTAAGGCATACTGATCTGCTGCAACTCTCGTTCCCACTCCATTCCCACTCAATTCATTTCCTGAACAGCAAAGAGATTCATTATATATTCATAAATTACTGGCAAAAGAGATacttaaaagagaattttctgCTTAGAATTAAACCTGGAAATTTTATGAGCTCAATTTTAAGGGGGGAAAAAATAAACCACACATACACAACAATACATCaatataatttcatttcattaagTTTTAGCTTCTTGCATCACATTTGTAGAATAAGTAATCGAATTTGAAGATGGATATAACAAGTTTGAAGCAGTAGTAACGAATGAAGGAAAGACGAGGTCTCGTGGGGAGGGGGGATGCACATTTCCTTGTATCATTCTATAACTCTTGCCATTTAAGTGCCATTAACAAGAAATATTATTCTTACCAAGCTCCCAACCGTGGATAGTGAAGTTCTTTCCGACAGTATAGCGTATAAGAGATTCAGCATTAGTGTAGTTCCAAGCTCCTACAGCAGACCCATCAGAATGTATAGATCGTCCATAGAGagcatttaacccaaatataaTCTTAGCCCTGAAATAGACCAACGAATCTTAGGCTGTTTAactcttaaagaaaaaaatttgaaggtaAACAAGAAGTAAAAATTCTTCTTACCCAGCTTTTTCGAAGAGGGTGTTTAATTCATCCCATCTATTCATGGGTAGGCAACCCTGAGTAAAACCAAACATCTCTGATGACTTGTTAGCAAAAGGAACACAAGGTTGCTGATCATCAGGAGTATCATATATGACCTTGTCTTGCAAAGTGCCACCCAGTCTAAGTTTCAAGGGTGAAAAAGCTGCACCATGATTGATAATGGAAATTTTAGACTCCAATGAAAACATAAGAGAAAGCAAATTACACATAATCAAGAGAAAATCCTGTGATTATGGTATTCTCACCTTTTATTGCATTTAATAGGATATTGTTGCCAAGATCCTGCACATGAGAATgatcgaacaaattttaaacagtTAATCAATATGACATATTATCCTTTCGAATTCATTAAGGACATATTTCTAATTGTTTTctcaaatgaaaaaatgaaCATTTCTGTATCACATGATCATAGTCTTGAATTAAAAATGCAAATACCAGTTTTGAaatgtacacacacacacacatattaaggaaaagaaaaatggtctCATCATCAAATTAATGGACAAGAATTATACTTATAATCATGTATTCCCCATATCAAACAaagattgaattttaaataaccACGAACCATGAAAAAATTAATGCTTTCAACTCCCTGCAACTATCAATGAACAACCATAACTAGctatacaaatatttttatatatttaaaaaaaaaaatgtacctaAGCGAAATTAATATACCAGATTGAGCAGAGAAGCATGACCCCAGCTGCATGTCCCATAGTCACATTTCTCAGGGGGCCACCAATCCAATGTTGCACAAACAAAATCATCATCAATCCTCCCAATGGCTGCTTTCCCATCAATGAAAACAGTCCCATCTCCAACCAGAGCCTTTGAGCTCACAGAAATGAAACTGAACACACACATCCAAAAGCACAGCCCCAACAGCCAAATCTGAGAACCCATGTTCAGAATATATCCACACTTCAAGATCTGAGCTCTATAATATTCAAATGGTTGAGGAAACCATTACCAATGGAAATGTGAGTATCAAAGTAAGGTTTGAGGTTTACAAGGTAAAGCTAGGGAGTTTGGCAGTGGAGGCTACAACAACTTGAACAGAGGAACACAAggtttccttaaaaaaaaagatttgtaaCTCATAAATTTACAAAGGAACAGAGGAACACAAGCTTTCAAGAAACATATACGTGCGCATTAAGTGGGATATTAATATGTATACACGTGAAAACTAACTAATCATGTGATTCTTTATAGACGTGTGAAatcagaaattgaaaatttcacccactttgtttttgttttccctttctctcatttttattttttctcggATAATTAATAATATGTTGCTTTGGGACTTAACTTTGCAGCTAGTGGTTCAGAACAATGTGTGAGGTTTGTTGCAAAGTGGGCCatgttttgctttcttttaaGGAAAATCAAATTACAAAGATAGCCTAGCTGAGTGTCTCACAATATAATATTGGgtgattttctttcttttttttttctttttttggtttaaatattGGGTGATTTTCATTTCATATATTTCTATCTTCTTATAATTTTGTCCCCCTGAAAGGACACTATCCATATTCCtatctataatctatatctaGTTTGACTATGTCAGAGACGGGTCCACAAGAGGTTTTATGGGTTTGgtgtacttatttttttttcagaatcttttttttttttaaggaaaatctTTGGTCAGAATCGATTTTATAAATAtagattttaattattttttttcaaaacatcaAAATTCAATGGATTTATTTTTAGGGTAAATAGACTGCAtcccaaatattttatttaaaaaaaaaaaaattaccaattaaaTCAACTAGAACCATAGAGTCCAATTGTTTTGTTATAactcttatttttatgtttataaatatagattttttcccccccaaaacatcaaaatatcaatgaatttatttttaggGTTAATCGATTGCATCCCAATTTCTTTatctaaagattaaaaaaaaaaaaaatttaccaatcAAATCAACTAGAAAAGTCCAGTTCCTTTGTTAtaactctttttgtttttaaggttattttgtttaaaattaagtTTTATAAAAGTGTAATTGTACTAAAAGAAAAtgagacttaaaaaaaaaaaaacacacacacatatgaatagtagtaaaaggATATATAACCGTGTCTAGATGCAATTATGACTCTTAAGTATCCGAAAATATtcaacttaattaattaattaattaatatgagCGATTCATGATTGTGATCTCACCAATCACCACTTCAAAGTACCCCACTATCTCAGCTATTGAAGATATgctaaaatccaaaaactaaaTAGACTCTAAATTCCTTTCACATAAAGATTTGTAACTCATAAATTTAGAGACTAATTTTATAGCCAATAATATGGACCCTTTTGTTTGATCTTTAGATAAATATCTCCATATTCTGTATACATGATTTTTGTCTAGAGACTCCATAGTTAATTGGATGCATGGATTCTTTACCTTCTTGTATAATTTCTATGCTCTCTTTTAATGGAAAGTATTATTCAGAGGGGGACAAAAATCTAACTTCAATGTTAAACTTTATGTTAAACTTCTTCTTGTACATAGCTAAAAGGACCGATCactttattttacttttcttttttttggagaagaccAGTCAAAGATATGCATtataatatatagattagaaTATAATGCatgtgtttctcaaaaaaaaaaaaaaaaaagaatataatgcATGTATATCAACtagtatatattttattttaggatagGATATCATGACATTCGATTATTTAACATTAACAAAATATTAGAATGATAGAAGTATTTTTGGTAAGCACACCATTGGAATCCAGGGTGCCTAGCCATTGGCCTACCAGAATTTTGTAGTACTTACTACGCCGTCAAAATCCTTGCGTCACAGTCCAGTTAGAATGTGTTGAAAAACAGagtacaaaataagaaaaatgctataaatattatagattttttttatacaaaatactTATAAATCGATTTGTCAACTATTAAGAATTATGCTTGGTTCCATTTAAAcaatagaataataaataaatttttgagtTACTTTTTCCATGATTAATAATatgtcaatttgtaaaatttatgtaataaaatttgtagcgTTCGTAACATCACTCATAAAACAATCTCTCCATCTCTGCATTTTCGTATTTTTGGGTTCCAAATGCTACCATTCAATATGTTGGCTTTTAGATATTAAGCACCAAGATACTTATCTTGTTGATTTTCAAGGGGGTAGGGTGACTATCTACTCAAGAACAACCACCAAACCTAATCCATTCAATGCTTGTTATGAAGGTCCTTTAGTTGGTAAAATGTAGCTGCCTCAACCTAACACTTTCTCGTTCAAGAAAATGGTCCCTTTAGCTCTAACCCACTGCACCACTACATTGACATATGTAAGCCCTAGGTAAAACAAAAATGCCAGCAGACCATTAACCTAAGATCTCCCGCTGTGTGGAAGacagattttttctttttttctttttgccctTTGACCAAAAAGGAAAGCCAACGCAATCAAGTTcaccctataaaaaaaaatagggttttGCTATCGTATGCCTTTAAGGcatattagtatgaatttttttttatgggaaagtgaaaaaatgatttacttttttgacagttttttcaagtttttataaatttttttataaaatgaatgATTAATATGTGTCCAAAGAACATATATTAACCGGCAATGACGGCTCTACATGCAAGCCAaggtggtcacaagaccaacctgacttgcaaaaaaaatgtatatatacacttaccaaaaaaatattatatgttaaaCTAACCTATTATGACTaccataataaaatttttgaacagattgacttgagaattacaaaaatttgggttcaacaaaaataagaataatactactacattcacaatattttcacaataattttacaacaaatctaatGTAGTAAACTGTTACTTATTCTAATTTGGgtcaaatattaatattatttttttacccaccaataacacCTTTTtgcttaagatttattgtaaaaatgttgtggacgtagtattactccaaaattaattttgcctCTAAACATAGTTCTTaatcactgttttttttttttttaagcttaaataacaagaataaatattagctcaaataacaacaaacatgaaccaaacaaaaacaagacaagaccaaacaacaacaagtgaaaaaattattcaacaaaaagcctattataaaacaaaaagataaaatttgtaactcattcaacctattcaataaaagtaatttctaattttatttttctttaaaaaatggtaccaagaaaaatattgtggtaatttaaatttcttagtgaccactctaaaaaatattcttaaatcCGCCATTGTTAACCAgaccctaaaaaataaaattaacctAAGAGTTGGTGATAATATAGTATCTATATAAGTGGAAATTTTATGCATGCCTAAACATGTGCAAGGTCATGCCCATAAGTGATAAACTTGGTTAAACATATCcttttgttattaaaatttgaggaaatttttaaaaagccTACTCATATATACACAActtcttgtgcatatttttgttattttaatctaTGTTTCTGCAGCAAATTTTAACGAATTaattaccaaataaataaatttaaaacctttttaaaaAGAAGACAACTTTGGCGAGGAGGAGGGGGAATAATCCTTTTCCAAACTAAGAAGTAAGAAGGGGAAAGATTATAGCaaagtttgtcatttttattgTCTTTAAAAAATAGGAAACTTCATGTCATAGTACTTAATTATATATGGTCGTGGTCGTGGCCCACCATTTATTAGACTTTATCTTCGATGTCTTAAAATTGAGACTGCAACAGCTTTGATGGAGCCTTTGCGTGAACTCGATAAGTACTCATCCTTTTGTTCCTTTATTCTGGAATGAGATTCATGAAACCGAAAGGTCCCCATCATTTATAGGCAGTCTCCTTCAAAAGCCCACCAACTGGAACCATTAAGACAGACAAAGTAGGTCTTCTAATGATCATTATTAGGGTTTCTTGGGCATGAGATTAGGTTGATAATGAACACCACGTCATCTAGTAAATTTTTTGGTCCAGTAAGAAAGCTAAACTGCATTATCAAGAACTAAATGAATGACAAAAATCCATAACCAATGTTTGTCCTAATCACATGTTTGTCCTAATAATTGGTACCTAATGTTTGTCCTACATTTTAATCAACCTAAGAAAGGAATATATGCCCTTTAAACCCCAATTGTTTTATTATTGAACTTATTAATACAAAAAGGCATCAAGTGAGGCAACCCTAGAAGTATTGGTCCCTTGTTTTCCCTCCTAATGAAAGAACCAACAAAAGTTGTGTATGAACTacgaaaaaaaggaagaaactCTTGCTATTAAATTTTTAGGAAATTGGGTTGATACGAGTAGATAGACTAGATAGTGTACAAGGCTTTAGCGCCCAAGCTACAAAGCATTCACATTAATGatgtgaaaaatgctaaaaactcATTTTAGTAACTCATTCTACAAAAAACACACTACAACAAGGTTACTGTactcaaaattttttggcaacCGTGCTACAGTAGATTACCATAAATGACAGTATACTGTAGCtcaacacttaaaaataaataaaaataattattactaccttcaattaaaataatatttttctctctcacttttcttctctcttcttcttttttcttcttttttttttctttcactgatctatttttcttctctcttttctttagtCTTTCAccagcctctctctctctctctctctctctctctctctctctctctctctcgtcctTCTTATTTTGGTTTGTGGGTCACAATGGTTCGTGAAGAAAGATTGAAATCCGTGGGTCATGGTGGTTTGTGTGTCAtgcaaggttttcagacccggaccggACCAGAAGGTCGGACCGTGAAAACTGGgaactttttaagaataaagaaccggattttttgttaattctgtGAACTCctaaaaccggggttggaccgcacgaacCGGTGGCAAGAACCGTGAACcccttagcattttttttttaataaaaacaacttaatacaattttattctacttaattaaattatcaatctcttacaaggaataaaaaaaattataattaaaatcctttaaagatattcaactttacttcaaaattaatcataaattttaatattttcatggttattatttaattttattaactttcttatttaattattaaatatatgcttgaaaatcattaaatttccctcatatatatatatatatatatagatatattgtcaattttgctagttttatagatttaatatctatatttaggctttaattaattattaaattaattatgacgtcatcacggttcgaccctGGTTCAATCTCGGTTCGACCCTGGTTCGAtctcggttcgacctcaaaaaccttgaacctctcccttttacggttcaatgaacggtccgagTCTGAAAACCTTGATGTCATGGTGTTTCGGTGGGTCATGGTGGTTCGTGGGTCTATGGGTGCGAGTTATGGCTAGCGAGTCAATGGTTCGTGGGTTTGGTGGGTCTCTGTTATGGGTCGAGTTCATGTTTCAGCGtgggttttttatttgatttcaatggTTTGGCAAGTgttgattttgtgattttgggttgttttgattttgtgattttggtttgttCAGCATGGATCTTTGTTGTAATTTGATTTGGCTGGGTTTCAGCCGTAGTTatggttgtggctgtggttgtTGTATAAtttgttagatatattattttattgtattgaatgctaaaataaaactattgatATTAGATGCTTTGTAAAGTgaggtgttaaaatagataaagtagtattttaagttgctaaaagttaaattttttaacaacCTTGATGTGAATGATCTTCAACCTGGTCCAGTCCCATGAAGATATCACATATCAACCCAGTCTTGCTTCGCCCAAATTTAATATGCCATCTGTTTGCATTACTTTATATAAaatcacaaaatatatatacatcaagcaaactttttttcccttctaaaaaaaatgtattcttttagtttatttttttgcttgtaGTCCTCCTacgttttaatttttttaggggaaatttttttaaggaaattttattttgtaagcaaaataaatcaatgaaaataaattcatCGTAAAACACACATCAAGTTTATGCATCATGAACTTAAGAAGAaacaaggaaaaggaaaagagtgtctaatttttttgcatgaaaaattttttatgtaaaaagttttctatgctttttttcttttcttttttggctaacAAGTTTCTTATGTAGTTCACAAAAGAACTAcataaattaattgaaaattggaGGGGATCGTACTTAATAGGCCTGGAACTCGGATTGGGCCTAGCAGGCCTAAGACTAGACTTAACCATCTTAGCACATTTGTTCGGCCCCTTGTGTTGGCCTTGGTTGAACTAAAGGTCCTTTCTCTAACAAGGGGGTAGTTCTCAGCAAAACATCTTGTTTGGTCAAGTCAGACAATTTTCCTATGGTCCTATCTCTTGggaaaaatggcccattagcattaatttttgaaatatttagcaacagagcactgtttcggaaataattagggaaataccgctttttccgaaaacgccgctatagggcccgaaaacgtcactatagggcttaaaaaacgccactatagggccccttgaacttgttatggggacttataaaaaaattttgcaggaaaacgccgctatagggcccaaaaacgtcactatagggcttaaaaacgccactatagggccccttgaaactgttatgggacttacaaaaaaaatttgcaggaaaacgccgctatagggcccaaaaacgtcactatagggtttaaaaacgccactatagggccccttgaacctgttatgggacttataaaaaattttttcaggaaaacgccgctataggcccgaaaaagtggtagattgctatatagttcggaaacagtgtttctgagcaaattaaTGATGGTAATGGGCCCATTTTTGCCCCTATCTCTTTTCAAACATCCCACTTACAAATGGTGTCATATATGGGAAGCGCAAACTGGAAAGTGGAACTCAAAGTGAGAAATCATATGAAAAAGGGCACAGAAGTACAACCCCAACATATAAGGTCCTATGAGTATACTAATTCATCATTAACAATCAATTTTCCCCAGTGGCTTgaggttttaatt is a genomic window of Quercus lobata isolate SW786 chromosome 2, ValleyOak3.0 Primary Assembly, whole genome shotgun sequence containing:
- the LOC115977140 gene encoding heparanase-like protein 3 isoform X2; the encoded protein is MFGFTQGCLPMNRWDELNTLFEKAGAKIIFGLNALYGRSIHSDGSAVGAWNYTNAESLIRYTVGKNFTIHGWELGNELSGNGVGTRVAADQYALDTVALQRIVQNIYKEIEPKPIIIAPGGFFDANWFKEFLNKTSKSLDVVTHHIYNLGPGVDQHLVEKILDPSYLDGEANTFRSLHNIVRSSETSAVAWVGEAGGAYNSGHNLVTNAFVFSFWYLDQLGMASSYDTKTYCRQTLIGGNYGLLNTTTFEPNPDYYSALLWHRLMGNNVLSTSFSGTKKIRAYAHCAKHSKGFTLLLINLDNSTTIQVKVAFNRTSSSRHKHKFHRKHIRLPQGYKSENDREEYHLTAKDGNLHSQTMLLNGKILTVNSSGDIPPLEPLYANSSSPISVAPFSIVFAHIPNVVPPACR
- the LOC115977140 gene encoding heparanase-like protein 3 isoform X1, with protein sequence MGSQIWLLGLCFWMCVFSFISVSSKALVGDGTVFIDGKAAIGRIDDDFVCATLDWWPPEKCDYGTCSWGHASLLNLDLGNNILLNAIKAFSPLKLRLGGTLQDKVIYDTPDDQQPCVPFANKSSEMFGFTQGCLPMNRWDELNTLFEKAGAKIIFGLNALYGRSIHSDGSAVGAWNYTNAESLIRYTVGKNFTIHGWELGNELSGNGVGTRVAADQYALDTVALQRIVQNIYKEIEPKPIIIAPGGFFDANWFKEFLNKTSKSLDVVTHHIYNLGPGVDQHLVEKILDPSYLDGEANTFRSLHNIVRSSETSAVAWVGEAGGAYNSGHNLVTNAFVFSFWYLDQLGMASSYDTKTYCRQTLIGGNYGLLNTTTFEPNPDYYSALLWHRLMGNNVLSTSFSGTKKIRAYAHCAKHSKGFTLLLINLDNSTTIQVKVAFNRTSSSRHKHKFHRKHIRLPQGYKSENDREEYHLTAKDGNLHSQTMLLNGKILTVNSSGDIPPLEPLYANSSSPISVAPFSIVFAHIPNVVPPACR